The Vespa velutina chromosome 4, iVesVel2.1, whole genome shotgun sequence genome has a window encoding:
- the LOC124948914 gene encoding uncharacterized protein LOC124948914 isoform X2, translating to MRLSPIFLSCATASWLGPAEAIRSPSYSKDYELSTEFFLVPSEDTADRNGLASVASVISVPAPNRTVSVFRMPTRKGQERETESTRPPSSRFLLRQRPWALPLAALSAAAMLLMAGFEVFVLLKARAAAPNRRHLFLGQALLLGLFLLAGLSAAASLSQNPLSCAAFRLVGLPAALVFAALLVKCVFLLSLNSGVYLPAPYQALVLVFAVLVQVAIVGQWFYGEPPAVIQVQNVDQNGPLLGCKTPLGQTVASLGYPGILLIAVACLAVRARGVRDNNREAAFIGLAVGLSLPIWISSAIGSTVASSESDKEAWLAYGLLTTSFLVFLTMFLPKGRQLAALGREGPTTVIRDRDDALSSLPGSGYSPSFFHFKPAETSLKRKMHYHSAEVHGPMETFVLPTGMYLRPEDAGNLYTTLSANPNVFFQRATHPGMMY from the exons ATGAGGCTAAGtccaatttttttatcatgcgCCACGGCGAGCTGGCTCGGTCCTGCCGAGGCTATTCGAAGCCCTTCATATTCGAAGGACTACGAATTATCAACGGAGTTCTTCCTGGTGCCGTCGGAGGATACGGCCGATAGAAATGGTTTAGCTAGCGTGGCTAGCGTTATCAGCGTGCCAGCACCCAATAGAACCGTATCCGTCTTCAGAATGCCAACGAGGAAGGGCCAAGAACGCGAAACCGAATCTACCAGGCCACCGAGCTCGCGTTTCCTTCTCAGACAACGACCTTGGGCTCTTCCCCTTGCAGCCCTAAGTGCCGCAGCGATGCTTCTTATGGCTGGTTTCGAGGTTTTCGTACTTCTCAAG GCAAGAGCAGCAGCTCCAAACAGACGTCACTTGTTCCTAGGCCAAGCCCTTTTACttggtctttttcttttggctGGACTCTCAGCTGCAGCTTCTCTCAGCCAAAATCCTCTCTCTTGTGCAGCCTTCAGACTAGTCGGTTTACCAGCGGCCCTCGTATTTGCGGCCCTTCTCGTCAAATGcgtcttccttctttcattgAACAGCGGTGTCTATTTACCAGCACCTTATCAA GCTTTGGTACTGGTATTTGCTGTACTGGTACAAGTAGCTATCGTCGGCCAATGGTTTTACGGAGAACCACCCGCGGTTATACAAGTTCAAAATGTGGATCAGAATGGTCCTCTATTGGGTTGCAAAACTCCCCTCGGACAGACAGTGGCTTCCCTAGG atatcCAGGGATATTGTTAATAGCGGTTGCCTGTTTAGCCGTTCGAGCACGTGGCGTACGTGATAATAACAGGGAAGCTGCTTTTATCGGACTCGCCGTAGGTCTGTCATTGCCGATTTGGATATCAAGCGCAATTGGCTCTACAGTAGCCTCCTCCGAGAGCGATAAGGAGGCGTGGCTGGCCTATGGCCTCCTTACTACATCGTTCCTCGTTTTTTTGACGATGTTCCTGCCGAAGGGTCGACAATTGGCTGCACTTGGTCGTGAAGGACCTACAACCGTCATTCGAGATCGCGATGACGCACTCAGCTCTCTACCTGGCAGCGGCtactctccttcctttttccattttaaacCTGCTGAGACGTCCTTGAAGAGGAAGATGCACTATCACAGCGCTG AGGTTCATGGACCGATGGAGACGTTTGTTCTACCGACCGGTATGTATTTAAGGCCGGAGGATGCTGGAAATCTCTACACGACTCTATCAGCGAATCCCAACGTATTTTTCCAGAGAGCTACGCACCCGGGGATGATGTATTGA
- the LOC124948914 gene encoding uncharacterized protein LOC124948914 isoform X1: MRLSPIFLSCATASWLGPAEAIRSPSYSKDYELSTEFFLVPSEDTADRNGLASVASVISVPAPNRTVSVFRMPTRKGQERETESTRPPSSRFLLRQRPWALPLAALSAAAMLLMAGFEVFVLLKARAAAPNRRHLFLGQALLLGLFLLAGLSAAASLSQNPLSCAAFRLVGLPAALVFAALLVKCVFLLSLNSGVYLPAPYQALVLVFAVLVQVAIVGQWFYGEPPAVIQVQNVDQNGPLLGCKTPLGQTVASLGYPGILLIAVACLAVRARGVRDNNREAAFIGLAVGLSLPIWISSAIGSTVASSESDKEAWLAYGLLTTSFLVFLTMFLPKGRQLAALGREGPTTVIRDRDDALSSLPGSGYSPSFFHFKPAETSLKRKMHYHSADRVALVSSGIPGCSACRHGGSPIYSDEVHGPMETFVLPTGMYLRPEDAGNLYTTLSANPNVFFQRATHPGMMY; encoded by the exons ATGAGGCTAAGtccaatttttttatcatgcgCCACGGCGAGCTGGCTCGGTCCTGCCGAGGCTATTCGAAGCCCTTCATATTCGAAGGACTACGAATTATCAACGGAGTTCTTCCTGGTGCCGTCGGAGGATACGGCCGATAGAAATGGTTTAGCTAGCGTGGCTAGCGTTATCAGCGTGCCAGCACCCAATAGAACCGTATCCGTCTTCAGAATGCCAACGAGGAAGGGCCAAGAACGCGAAACCGAATCTACCAGGCCACCGAGCTCGCGTTTCCTTCTCAGACAACGACCTTGGGCTCTTCCCCTTGCAGCCCTAAGTGCCGCAGCGATGCTTCTTATGGCTGGTTTCGAGGTTTTCGTACTTCTCAAG GCAAGAGCAGCAGCTCCAAACAGACGTCACTTGTTCCTAGGCCAAGCCCTTTTACttggtctttttcttttggctGGACTCTCAGCTGCAGCTTCTCTCAGCCAAAATCCTCTCTCTTGTGCAGCCTTCAGACTAGTCGGTTTACCAGCGGCCCTCGTATTTGCGGCCCTTCTCGTCAAATGcgtcttccttctttcattgAACAGCGGTGTCTATTTACCAGCACCTTATCAA GCTTTGGTACTGGTATTTGCTGTACTGGTACAAGTAGCTATCGTCGGCCAATGGTTTTACGGAGAACCACCCGCGGTTATACAAGTTCAAAATGTGGATCAGAATGGTCCTCTATTGGGTTGCAAAACTCCCCTCGGACAGACAGTGGCTTCCCTAGG atatcCAGGGATATTGTTAATAGCGGTTGCCTGTTTAGCCGTTCGAGCACGTGGCGTACGTGATAATAACAGGGAAGCTGCTTTTATCGGACTCGCCGTAGGTCTGTCATTGCCGATTTGGATATCAAGCGCAATTGGCTCTACAGTAGCCTCCTCCGAGAGCGATAAGGAGGCGTGGCTGGCCTATGGCCTCCTTACTACATCGTTCCTCGTTTTTTTGACGATGTTCCTGCCGAAGGGTCGACAATTGGCTGCACTTGGTCGTGAAGGACCTACAACCGTCATTCGAGATCGCGATGACGCACTCAGCTCTCTACCTGGCAGCGGCtactctccttcctttttccattttaaacCTGCTGAGACGTCCTTGAAGAGGAAGATGCACTATCACAGCGCTG ATCGTGTCGCGCTGGTCTCATCGGGAATACCTGGTTGCAGCGCTTGCAGACACGGGGGAAGTCCAATATATTCCGATG AGGTTCATGGACCGATGGAGACGTTTGTTCTACCGACCGGTATGTATTTAAGGCCGGAGGATGCTGGAAATCTCTACACGACTCTATCAGCGAATCCCAACGTATTTTTCCAGAGAGCTACGCACCCGGGGATGATGTATTGA
- the LOC124948915 gene encoding inositol polyphosphate 5-phosphatase K-like isoform X1, translated as MAGQLERLRIYFVTWNVATKYPVQDLHQLLNITHGNIKSLPDIYFIGLQEVKAQPQNMVLDIIFQEDPWTKSFREVLKDYDYVKIRSQRLQGLVLNMFCLRKHITHLRLVEAQYTRTGFGGMWGNKGAVSIRLNIYGVSICVVNTHLTPHDHLLADRIADYNTILREHSFSAPDTSNILYHDYVFWIGDLNFRLHGEDLTAIDIDLLVKKNKLNLLLERDQLKLVMRNGDAFAELNENNIEFPPTYKFEFASQEFDLKRRPSWTDRILYKVNADVYDDVTLSALQLNYKSHSNYIQSDHKPVTGEFDIMIRPNVEDHGVEFQPVSAWFIDEENSVSYKLIGDVRPVSGDWVGLFHNQFSSLDEYIVYEYVVRGRTAETSEVESSEPITERIFFSDSALRIPGMYRLVYVAQRGDLRGILGMSPPFPGHRRPL; from the exons ATGGCAGGACAATTAGAAAGACTAAG AATTTACTTTGTTACGTGGAACGTGGCCACTAAGTATCCTGTACAAGATTTGCATcaacttttaaatattacacatggaaatataaaatctttaccagacatatattttattgg aCTACAGGAAGTAAAGGCACAACCACAGAATATggtattagatattatttttcaagaggATCCATGGACCAAATCGTTCAG AGAAGTATTAAAAGATTACGATTATGTGAAAATCCGTTCTCAACGGTTACAGGGTCTTGTTTTAAATATGTTCTGTTTAAGAAAACATATTACTCATTTAAGATTGGTAGAAGCACAATATACGAGAACAGGATTTGGTGGAATGTGG ggCAATAAAGGTGCCGTAAGCATAAGATTGAATATATATGGCGTTAGCATTTGTGTAGTAAATACACATTTAACGCCTCATGATCATCTATTAGCAGATAGAATAGCAGATTATAATACTATTCTTAGAGAACATTCTTTTAGTGCACCTGACACatcaaacattttatatcatga ttATGTATTTTGGATCGGGGACTTGAATTTTAGACTTCATGGGGAAGATCTAACTGCAATTGATATTGATTTattggttaaaaaaaataaattgaatctACTTTTGGAAAGGGATCAATTGAAATTGGTGATGAGGAATGGCGATGCATTCGCAGAActaaatgaaaacaatattGAATTTCCTCCTACGTACAAATTTGAATTTGCTTCGCAGGAATTTGATCTCAA aCGCCGGCCATCTTGGACAGATAGAATTTTGTATAAAGTTAATGCAGACGTATATGACGATGTTACATTAAGCGCCCTACAACTTAATTACAAGAGTCATTCTAATTACATTCAATCTGATCATAAGCCTGTAACCGGTGAATTTGATATTATg atcAGACCAAATGTGGAAGACCATGGCGTAGAGTTTCAACCAGTTTCTGCTTGGTTTATAGACGAAGAAAATTCAGTATCGTATAAATTGATTGGAGATGTAAGACCAGTAAGTGGAGATTGGGTGGGTCTTTTTCATAATCAATTTTCTAGTTTAGATGAATATATCGTCTATGAATATGTTGTAAGAG GTAGAACAGCAGAAACTTCAGAAGTGGAATCTTCCGAACCAATAAcggaaagaatattttttagcGATTCGGCCCTTAGAATTCCTGGAATGTATCGTTTAGTTTATGTAGCGCAACGCGGTGATCTCAGAGGAATTCTTGGTATGAGTCCACCATTTCCAGGTCATCGCAGACCACTTTGA
- the LOC124948915 gene encoding inositol polyphosphate 5-phosphatase K-like isoform X2, with the protein MDQIVQGLVLNMFCLRKHITHLRLVEAQYTRTGFGGMWGNKGAVSIRLNIYGVSICVVNTHLTPHDHLLADRIADYNTILREHSFSAPDTSNILYHDYVFWIGDLNFRLHGEDLTAIDIDLLVKKNKLNLLLERDQLKLVMRNGDAFAELNENNIEFPPTYKFEFASQEFDLKRRPSWTDRILYKVNADVYDDVTLSALQLNYKSHSNYIQSDHKPVTGEFDIMIRPNVEDHGVEFQPVSAWFIDEENSVSYKLIGDVRPVSGDWVGLFHNQFSSLDEYIVYEYVVRGRTAETSEVESSEPITERIFFSDSALRIPGMYRLVYVAQRGDLRGILGMSPPFPGHRRPL; encoded by the exons ATGGACCAAATCGTTCAG GGTCTTGTTTTAAATATGTTCTGTTTAAGAAAACATATTACTCATTTAAGATTGGTAGAAGCACAATATACGAGAACAGGATTTGGTGGAATGTGG ggCAATAAAGGTGCCGTAAGCATAAGATTGAATATATATGGCGTTAGCATTTGTGTAGTAAATACACATTTAACGCCTCATGATCATCTATTAGCAGATAGAATAGCAGATTATAATACTATTCTTAGAGAACATTCTTTTAGTGCACCTGACACatcaaacattttatatcatga ttATGTATTTTGGATCGGGGACTTGAATTTTAGACTTCATGGGGAAGATCTAACTGCAATTGATATTGATTTattggttaaaaaaaataaattgaatctACTTTTGGAAAGGGATCAATTGAAATTGGTGATGAGGAATGGCGATGCATTCGCAGAActaaatgaaaacaatattGAATTTCCTCCTACGTACAAATTTGAATTTGCTTCGCAGGAATTTGATCTCAA aCGCCGGCCATCTTGGACAGATAGAATTTTGTATAAAGTTAATGCAGACGTATATGACGATGTTACATTAAGCGCCCTACAACTTAATTACAAGAGTCATTCTAATTACATTCAATCTGATCATAAGCCTGTAACCGGTGAATTTGATATTATg atcAGACCAAATGTGGAAGACCATGGCGTAGAGTTTCAACCAGTTTCTGCTTGGTTTATAGACGAAGAAAATTCAGTATCGTATAAATTGATTGGAGATGTAAGACCAGTAAGTGGAGATTGGGTGGGTCTTTTTCATAATCAATTTTCTAGTTTAGATGAATATATCGTCTATGAATATGTTGTAAGAG GTAGAACAGCAGAAACTTCAGAAGTGGAATCTTCCGAACCAATAAcggaaagaatattttttagcGATTCGGCCCTTAGAATTCCTGGAATGTATCGTTTAGTTTATGTAGCGCAACGCGGTGATCTCAGAGGAATTCTTGGTATGAGTCCACCATTTCCAGGTCATCGCAGACCACTTTGA